Proteins from a genomic interval of Chanodichthys erythropterus isolate Z2021 chromosome 8, ASM2448905v1, whole genome shotgun sequence:
- the mapk11 gene encoding mitogen-activated protein kinase 11 isoform X4 encodes MSTRPGFYRQELNKTVWEVPERYQNLTPVGSGAYGSVCSAYDVRLRQKVAVKKLSRPFQSLIHSRRTYRELRLLKHMKHENVIGLLDVFTPAASLEEFNEVYLVTNLMGADLNNIVKFQRLSDEHVQFLIYQLLRGLKYIHSAGLIHRDLKPSNVAVNEDCELRILDFGLARQTDDEMTGYVATRWYRAPEIMLNWMHYNQTVDIWSVGCIMGELLKGKVLFPGNDYIDQLKRIMEMVGTPTPDVLKKISSEHAQKYIQSLPHMPQQDLGKIFRGANPMAVDLLKKMLVLDCDGRISASEALCHPYFSQYHDPEDEPEAPPYDQTHESKDRTLEEWKELVFEEVNNFKDPPKKTESLQVEQ; translated from the exons ATGTCGACAAGACCGGGATTCTACCGGCAAGAACTAAACAAGACTGTCTGGGAGGTGCCAGAACGATACCAGAATCTCACACCGGTTGGATCGGGGGCATATGGCTCAGTATG CTCAGCGTATGATGTGCGCCTCCGTCAGAAAGTGGCTGTTAAGAAGCTCTCCAGGCCCTTCCAGTCCCTCATCCACAGCAGAAGAACGTACAGAGAACTAAGACTGCTCAAACACATGAAGCATGAGAAT GTTATTGGACTGCTGGATGTTTTCACCCCAGCAGCTTCTCTTGAAGAATTCAATGAGGT CTATCTCGTGACCAACCTGATGGGAGCAGATCTCAACAACATTGTCAAATTTCAAAGACTATCAGATGAACATGTGCAGTTCCTCATCTATCAGCTTCTCCGGGGCCTTAAG TACATCCATTCAGCTGGCCTGATCCACAGA GACTTAAAGCCAAGCAATGTAGCGGTGAATGAAGATTGTGAACTCAGG ATCCTGGATTTTGGATTAGCCAGGCAGACGGATGATGAAATGACGGGTTATGTGGCGACTCGCTGGTACAGAGCCCCTGAGATCATGCTCAACTGGATGCATTACAACCAGACAG TGGATATCTGGTCTGTTGGATGCATCATGGGTGAACTTCTGAAGGGGAAGGTTTTGTTTCCTGGCAACGATT ATATTGATCAGTTAAAGAGAATCATGGAGATGGTAGGCACTCCCACCCCTGACGTTTTGAAGAAGATATCCTCCGAACAT GCTCAGAAGTACATCCAGTCTCTTCCACACATGCCCCAGCAGGACCTGGGGAAGATATTTAGGGGGGCAAATCCAATGG CGGTTGATCTGTTGAAAAAAATGCTGGTATTAGACTGTGATGGGAGGATCTCAGCCAGTGAAGCACTGTGCCATCCGTACTTTTCCCAATACCATGATCCTGAAGATGAACCGGAGGCACCTCCGTATGATCAGACCCATGAGAGCAAGGATCGCACATTGGAGGAGTGGAAGG AGCTGGTTTTCGAGGAAGTAAACAATTTCAAAGACCCTCCCAAAAAAACTGAAAGTCTTCAAGTTGAACAATAA
- the mapk11 gene encoding mitogen-activated protein kinase 11 isoform X1 — MAQYGESTSSSAYDVRLRQKVAVKKLSRPFQSLIHSRRTYRELRLLKHMKHENVIGLLDVFTPAASLEEFNEVYLVTNLMGADLNNIVKFQRLSDEHVQFLIYQLLRGLKYIHSAGLIHRDLKPSNVAVNEDCELRILDFGLARQTDDEMTGYVATRWYRAPEIMLNWMHYNQTVDIWSVGCIMGELLKGKVLFPGNDYIDQLKRIMEMVGTPTPDVLKKISSEHAQKYIQSLPHMPQQDLGKIFRGANPMAVDLLKKMLVLDCDGRISASEALCHPYFSQYHDPEDEPEAPPYDQTHESKDRTLEEWKELVFEEVNNFKDPPKKTESLQVEQ, encoded by the exons ATGGCTCAGTATGGTGAGTCCACCAGCAG CTCAGCGTATGATGTGCGCCTCCGTCAGAAAGTGGCTGTTAAGAAGCTCTCCAGGCCCTTCCAGTCCCTCATCCACAGCAGAAGAACGTACAGAGAACTAAGACTGCTCAAACACATGAAGCATGAGAAT GTTATTGGACTGCTGGATGTTTTCACCCCAGCAGCTTCTCTTGAAGAATTCAATGAGGT CTATCTCGTGACCAACCTGATGGGAGCAGATCTCAACAACATTGTCAAATTTCAAAGACTATCAGATGAACATGTGCAGTTCCTCATCTATCAGCTTCTCCGGGGCCTTAAG TACATCCATTCAGCTGGCCTGATCCACAGA GACTTAAAGCCAAGCAATGTAGCGGTGAATGAAGATTGTGAACTCAGG ATCCTGGATTTTGGATTAGCCAGGCAGACGGATGATGAAATGACGGGTTATGTGGCGACTCGCTGGTACAGAGCCCCTGAGATCATGCTCAACTGGATGCATTACAACCAGACAG TGGATATCTGGTCTGTTGGATGCATCATGGGTGAACTTCTGAAGGGGAAGGTTTTGTTTCCTGGCAACGATT ATATTGATCAGTTAAAGAGAATCATGGAGATGGTAGGCACTCCCACCCCTGACGTTTTGAAGAAGATATCCTCCGAACAT GCTCAGAAGTACATCCAGTCTCTTCCACACATGCCCCAGCAGGACCTGGGGAAGATATTTAGGGGGGCAAATCCAATGG CGGTTGATCTGTTGAAAAAAATGCTGGTATTAGACTGTGATGGGAGGATCTCAGCCAGTGAAGCACTGTGCCATCCGTACTTTTCCCAATACCATGATCCTGAAGATGAACCGGAGGCACCTCCGTATGATCAGACCCATGAGAGCAAGGATCGCACATTGGAGGAGTGGAAGG AGCTGGTTTTCGAGGAAGTAAACAATTTCAAAGACCCTCCCAAAAAAACTGAAAGTCTTCAAGTTGAACAATAA
- the mapk11 gene encoding mitogen-activated protein kinase 11 isoform X2 gives MKHENVIGLLDVFTPAASLEEFNEVYLVTNLMGADLNNIVKFQRLSDEHVQFLIYQLLRGLKYIHSAGLIHRDLKPSNVAVNEDCELRILDFGLARQTDDEMTGYVATRWYRAPEIMLNWMHYNQTVDIWSVGCIMGELLKGKVLFPGNDYIDQLKRIMEMVGTPTPDVLKKISSEHAQKYIQSLPHMPQQDLGKIFRGANPMAVDLLKKMLVLDCDGRISASEALCHPYFSQYHDPEDEPEAPPYDQTHESKDRTLEEWKELVFEEVNNFKDPPKKTESLQVEQ, from the exons ATGAAGCATGAGAAT GTTATTGGACTGCTGGATGTTTTCACCCCAGCAGCTTCTCTTGAAGAATTCAATGAGGT CTATCTCGTGACCAACCTGATGGGAGCAGATCTCAACAACATTGTCAAATTTCAAAGACTATCAGATGAACATGTGCAGTTCCTCATCTATCAGCTTCTCCGGGGCCTTAAG TACATCCATTCAGCTGGCCTGATCCACAGA GACTTAAAGCCAAGCAATGTAGCGGTGAATGAAGATTGTGAACTCAGG ATCCTGGATTTTGGATTAGCCAGGCAGACGGATGATGAAATGACGGGTTATGTGGCGACTCGCTGGTACAGAGCCCCTGAGATCATGCTCAACTGGATGCATTACAACCAGACAG TGGATATCTGGTCTGTTGGATGCATCATGGGTGAACTTCTGAAGGGGAAGGTTTTGTTTCCTGGCAACGATT ATATTGATCAGTTAAAGAGAATCATGGAGATGGTAGGCACTCCCACCCCTGACGTTTTGAAGAAGATATCCTCCGAACAT GCTCAGAAGTACATCCAGTCTCTTCCACACATGCCCCAGCAGGACCTGGGGAAGATATTTAGGGGGGCAAATCCAATGG CGGTTGATCTGTTGAAAAAAATGCTGGTATTAGACTGTGATGGGAGGATCTCAGCCAGTGAAGCACTGTGCCATCCGTACTTTTCCCAATACCATGATCCTGAAGATGAACCGGAGGCACCTCCGTATGATCAGACCCATGAGAGCAAGGATCGCACATTGGAGGAGTGGAAGG AGCTGGTTTTCGAGGAAGTAAACAATTTCAAAGACCCTCCCAAAAAAACTGAAAGTCTTCAAGTTGAACAATAA
- the mapk11 gene encoding mitogen-activated protein kinase 11 isoform X3, protein MRMLLDCWMFSPQQLLLKNSMSYLVTNLMGADLNNIVKFQRLSDEHVQFLIYQLLRGLKYIHSAGLIHRDLKPSNVAVNEDCELRILDFGLARQTDDEMTGYVATRWYRAPEIMLNWMHYNQTVDIWSVGCIMGELLKGKVLFPGNDYIDQLKRIMEMVGTPTPDVLKKISSEHAQKYIQSLPHMPQQDLGKIFRGANPMAVDLLKKMLVLDCDGRISASEALCHPYFSQYHDPEDEPEAPPYDQTHESKDRTLEEWKELVFEEVNNFKDPPKKTESLQVEQ, encoded by the exons ATGAGAAT GTTATTGGACTGCTGGATGTTTTCACCCCAGCAGCTTCTCTTGAAGAATTCAATGAG CTATCTCGTGACCAACCTGATGGGAGCAGATCTCAACAACATTGTCAAATTTCAAAGACTATCAGATGAACATGTGCAGTTCCTCATCTATCAGCTTCTCCGGGGCCTTAAG TACATCCATTCAGCTGGCCTGATCCACAGA GACTTAAAGCCAAGCAATGTAGCGGTGAATGAAGATTGTGAACTCAGG ATCCTGGATTTTGGATTAGCCAGGCAGACGGATGATGAAATGACGGGTTATGTGGCGACTCGCTGGTACAGAGCCCCTGAGATCATGCTCAACTGGATGCATTACAACCAGACAG TGGATATCTGGTCTGTTGGATGCATCATGGGTGAACTTCTGAAGGGGAAGGTTTTGTTTCCTGGCAACGATT ATATTGATCAGTTAAAGAGAATCATGGAGATGGTAGGCACTCCCACCCCTGACGTTTTGAAGAAGATATCCTCCGAACAT GCTCAGAAGTACATCCAGTCTCTTCCACACATGCCCCAGCAGGACCTGGGGAAGATATTTAGGGGGGCAAATCCAATGG CGGTTGATCTGTTGAAAAAAATGCTGGTATTAGACTGTGATGGGAGGATCTCAGCCAGTGAAGCACTGTGCCATCCGTACTTTTCCCAATACCATGATCCTGAAGATGAACCGGAGGCACCTCCGTATGATCAGACCCATGAGAGCAAGGATCGCACATTGGAGGAGTGGAAGG AGCTGGTTTTCGAGGAAGTAAACAATTTCAAAGACCCTCCCAAAAAAACTGAAAGTCTTCAAGTTGAACAATAA
- the mapk12b gene encoding mitogen-activated protein kinase 12b isoform X2: protein MSLRTRAGFYRQDINRTVWDVPERYRDLIQIGTGAYGTVCSAIDRKTGVRVAIKKLHRPFQSKLFAKRAYRELRLLKHMKHENVIGLLDVFTSEILLDRFQDFYLVMPFMGTDLGKLMKMERLSEDRVQFLVYQILRGLKYIHSAGIIHRDLKPGNLAVNQDCELKILDFGLARQADSEMTGYVVTRWYRAPEVILNWMHYSQTVDIWSVGCIMAEMLLGRPLFKGNDHLDQLREIMKITGTPAPDFIVKLQSQDAKNYIRGLPKVPKKDLNTIFFKASTEAVSILEQMLVLDPDKRLSAAEALELPLFTEFREPEEETEALPYDHSMDNTELPLEQWKRHTFTEILSFQPPVTEIRDSKETSL, encoded by the exons ATGTCACTGCGAACCAGGGCAGGATTTTATCGCCAGGACATAAACAGAACCGTTTGGGACGTGCCGGAGAGATACAGAGATCTTATTCAGATAGGAACCGGAGCATACGGAACGGTCTG TTCAGCCATTGATCGCAAGACAGGAGTGCGTGTGGCCATCAAGAAACTCCACCGGCCATTCCAGTCCAAACTATTCGCCAAACGCGCTTACAGAGAACTACGACTCCTCAAGCACATGAAACATGAGAAT GTTATTGGGCTGCTGGATGTCTTTACCTCAGAAATCTTGTTGGACAGATTTCAGGATTT TTACCTGGTGATGCCGTTTATGGGAACTGATCTGGGAAAGCTGATGAAGATGGAAAGACTATCTGAAGACAGAGTGCAGTTTCTGGTCTATCAGATACTAAGGGGTCTCAAG TACATTCATTCAGCCGGGATCATTCACAGG GATCTCAAACCAGGAAATCTGGCAGTGAACCAGGACTGTGAGCTGAAG ATCCTGGACTTTGGACTTGCACGTCAGGCAGATTCAGAAATGACAGGTTATGTGGTGACTCGTTGGTACAGAGCACCAGAGGTTATCCTCAACTGGATGCATTACTCACAAACAG TTGATATCTGGTCAGTGGGCTGCATTATGGCAGAGATGTTACTTGGAAGGCCACTTTTTAAAGGAAATGACC ACTTGGACCAGCTAAGAGAGATCATGAAAATCACAGGAACACCAGCGCCAGATTTCATAGTGAAGCTACAAAGCCAAGAT GCCAAAAACTACATCAGAGGTCTACCTAAAGTACCAAAGAAAGACTTAAACACTATTTTCTTCAAAGCCAGCACAGAGG CGGTGAGCATTCTGGAGCAGATGCTTGTTCTGGATCCAGACAAACGTCTGAGCGCTGCAGAGGCGCTTGAGCTCCCCCTGTTTACAGAGTTTAGAGAGCCTGAGGAAGAGACGGAGGCCCTGCCGTATGACCACTCCATGGACAACACAGAACTGCCTCTGGAGCAATGGAAAC GTCACACTTTTACAGAGATCCTGTCTTTCCAGCCACCCGTCACAGAGATCAGAGACTCCAAAGAAACATCCCTCTGA
- the mapk12b gene encoding mitogen-activated protein kinase 12b isoform X1: protein MKHENVIGLLDVFTSEILLDRFQDFYLVMPFMGTDLGKLMKMERLSEDRVQFLVYQILRGLKYIHSAGIIHRDLKPGNLAVNQDCELKILDFGLARQADSEMTGYVVTRWYRAPEVILNWMHYSQTVDIWSVGCIMAEMLLGRPLFKGNDHLDQLREIMKITGTPAPDFIVKLQSQDAKNYIRGLPKVPKKDLNTIFFKASTEAVSILEQMLVLDPDKRLSAAEALELPLFTEFREPEEETEALPYDHSMDNTELPLEQWKRHTFTEILSFQPPVTEIRDSKETSL, encoded by the exons ATGAAACATGAGAAT GTTATTGGGCTGCTGGATGTCTTTACCTCAGAAATCTTGTTGGACAGATTTCAGGATTT TTACCTGGTGATGCCGTTTATGGGAACTGATCTGGGAAAGCTGATGAAGATGGAAAGACTATCTGAAGACAGAGTGCAGTTTCTGGTCTATCAGATACTAAGGGGTCTCAAG TACATTCATTCAGCCGGGATCATTCACAGG GATCTCAAACCAGGAAATCTGGCAGTGAACCAGGACTGTGAGCTGAAG ATCCTGGACTTTGGACTTGCACGTCAGGCAGATTCAGAAATGACAGGTTATGTGGTGACTCGTTGGTACAGAGCACCAGAGGTTATCCTCAACTGGATGCATTACTCACAAACAG TTGATATCTGGTCAGTGGGCTGCATTATGGCAGAGATGTTACTTGGAAGGCCACTTTTTAAAGGAAATGACC ACTTGGACCAGCTAAGAGAGATCATGAAAATCACAGGAACACCAGCGCCAGATTTCATAGTGAAGCTACAAAGCCAAGAT GCCAAAAACTACATCAGAGGTCTACCTAAAGTACCAAAGAAAGACTTAAACACTATTTTCTTCAAAGCCAGCACAGAGG CGGTGAGCATTCTGGAGCAGATGCTTGTTCTGGATCCAGACAAACGTCTGAGCGCTGCAGAGGCGCTTGAGCTCCCCCTGTTTACAGAGTTTAGAGAGCCTGAGGAAGAGACGGAGGCCCTGCCGTATGACCACTCCATGGACAACACAGAACTGCCTCTGGAGCAATGGAAAC GTCACACTTTTACAGAGATCCTGTCTTTCCAGCCACCCGTCACAGAGATCAGAGACTCCAAAGAAACATCCCTCTGA